From the genome of Neodiprion pinetum isolate iyNeoPine1 chromosome 3, iyNeoPine1.2, whole genome shotgun sequence, one region includes:
- the LOC124214105 gene encoding leucine repeat adapter protein 25-like isoform X3, with protein sequence MSTLQGLPPLPRSLSGFNLSTNRDGNEPPPPPARSSSRPQRGARTSPGVGGRPSPQGRQLTTLDTQLAKLRREMFGLRQLDLSLLSQLWSLNESIQEFRQLLQEQDDRAPSPSPSSEEGDDTSYGSHPPPHPRRPPPVSHHHRAPRPPPRNDSPSSEEYGAV encoded by the exons ATGTCGACTCTGCAAGGATTGCCTCCCTTGCCGAGAAGCTTGAGCGGATTCAACCTGAGCACCAACAGAGACGGAAACGAGCCGCCACCGCCACCCGCGAGGTCGTCCAGCAGGCCGCAACGCGGGGCAAGAACATCCCCAGGAGTCGGGGGTCGACCATCGCCACAGGGTCGACAACTGACCACCCTTGACACCCAGCTGGCAAAGCTTAGGAGAGAAATG TTCGGCCTGCGTCAACTCGACCTCTCGCTGCTCTCCCAGCTTTGGTCGTTGAACGAGTCGATCCAGGAGTTTCGACAACTTCTTCAAGAACAAGACGACCGAGCACCATCCCCGTCGCCGAGCAGCGAAGAGGGCGACGATACCTCTTACGGTAGCCATCCACCGCCGCACCCCAGGAGGCCGCCCCCCGTCAGTCATCACCACAGGGCGCCGAGACCCCCGCCGAGAAACGACTCACCCTCGAGCGAAGAGTACGGCGCCGTATAA